In Paralichthys olivaceus isolate ysfri-2021 chromosome 12, ASM2471397v2, whole genome shotgun sequence, the genomic window TTGAACGTGATATTTCTGAgtaaaaagcattgaaaatacgtggagattaacaattaattaCGTTTTTgtaagtaaaaatatatatttttgcagTTTATAGAATGTAAATGCTACTACATTGAAAATGGTGAAATACTACTTCAACCTATTTCCAGTGTCTTTGTGGAGAtcttataatgtttttttatgtcttcacGTGATTTTAACAGTGTgtttaattatcattaaaatcCTCCATTCTTATGACTCAGaactttttgtctttgtggaaatcttttaatgtttttttttagttcttCACTTGTTTGTAACAGTGTGcttaattatcattaaaatcCTCCTTTCTTATGACTCATGACTACTATGACtactatattgtttttatttaagcaggacaaaaaggcagtgtgcaatatttcaaagaaagttccagttttatttatgaacatgtgaaataatgtatatatgacaaatgaaataattggactgtaagtaaagttttagaaataatatagataatttaagacaacaattagatatgacaatgacacagtacatacatagggagggggagtatatagtgatagatacagtgctggttaatatgacaagtagaatactggtgtttctggtcatgcaataatgttaaagtaagtaaaaaaaattaagtaaaagaaaaaaaaaagaaagaaaaaaccatacagctatattcagctcaacagaagtctaaagaacctatgatctatagacatataaccatgcagaacaattaacataataacccaataacatatgaaccttttcatgtttacaatctatttactttcatacagaagactagacggaagcattgacttatttacatccaaacgattgttaacaacagagcactaagtatctgtacaacaaaacagtccaaactatgcacaaaagatcaagtttctacatactggcatatatacctttcacacattcatacattcagacatttgtaaaataaataaagaaataaaaaaaaaagaacacaacaaacaaaccaaactagtttctggtgtgtacattttcatgcattcacacataaataaaagaacaaaagaaaagaaaaacaatatatgtacactttgttttacaactattaatttgtagtctatttacatatacacagacaaagaacctgtacgtctagagagatatacacaagtcaaataagaaacattaagaacaatagtgaaataaacaataatgaaataaaataatgaaataaaatcaaataaaatgggtacaaacaatgggtatacagggaaatcatttcttcctttcttccacagttctttgtctctcagcctcatagAAAGGAGACTGCCGAAACTCGGGCCAGCTCATCTCCTTGGCCATGCCCTTATCTCTGTACAAAGAGTACACCTTTGATGggcaataaatgtatttccctgccactccagggaagcccgtgtgaatgtgagggctgtttggtccctgtttcagttccaagcggcagaatctgcagaggcggactgttggttgtgggtgtggttgtAAGTCTGGTTGTGGTTATGGTTGTgggtcttgtctcttcctctttttctccctcttatCATCCACCCGTTTTCTGGTCGCCTCCAGCTCCCTCTGAAAGAACTCTGTCCGCGCAAACTCCTCAAAGGACATTTTGGGGTCTGAGAGTCCCTCAGCAGCATAAGTCTGATGCACCTTTCTAGAGCAAAAGAAATAGCGCAGAGACCCTTGCTGGTAAAAGTGGTGGACAGTGGATCCATCAGTTTCAAATTCAGACTTGGGCTGTCCACAGGCAAGACAGGTTTTTGTCTGTCTTCTcttctgctgttgctgttgttgttgctgttgctgttgctgctggtaCTGCTGCTTCTTCAAAACATCCTCCACTATTTTGTCTATCGACTCTTGTGACAGATGTGTGGGTGGTGCAGGTGGATTCACGGTGGCGGGCTCCATGGTGACCACAGGAACGGTGGTTGTCTCACTCCCCTTTGTCAAAGAGTGCCACAGATGTTGAGTCTCCTCAAGTGATTCCTGGCCCGTgttcaaagatgaactgatgttCAGCAGTTTGGCCAGGTGCTTCACATAGCGGGAGATGTGTAGCTTGGTTGTGGGATGAAGCAGGCTGTTCGGATCTGTTGCGGCTTGATGGACCATGCTTGCATAATCTTGATCCACAAGATTAAGCATGTCCTTCTCCCCGTGGTACCTCTGCAGCAAGCCGTCGATGGTGGCTCTCATGGGTGCCGTCCACCTTGTGTGGTCAAACACATAAACCCGTCCACCTGTCTTGACGGGTCCAGTGCGGGCACTCCTCGGCGAGGACCGCTGTGGCAGGGCATATGAAAGTTCTGaaacacaataaagaaaaattTGTTCCTTagttaatcatttaaaatcattacAATGTAATACAAATATGTATGCCCCAAACTCTATGTTAACTTACCCATTGCTGCGGGAGGTTCCTGGCTTTCGTCTGTCGTCGGCATCTCGCGCTTTAGACGATGGCCAACAAATGGTGCTGGTCCAGGGGATGGTGCGTCAGGGTGCTGTGTCCAGCTGGAGGAGGGTGCTGGTCCGGGAGGTCGTGTGCCAGAGCGCGGTGTCCAGCTGGTGGCGGGTGTCACCTCTGGTGCTTGGGCAGGACCGGGTGACGGAGGCACAAGAGCAGCAGGTTCGGCAGTCTTTTGTGCTCTGTGTTTGGCCCAATCCAGAGGGACTGGACGGCAGCCTGGCTCATGGTACTCCAAGCCAAACTTCTCGCCGGTGTCCCTGTCAGAGAGGTGGAGTGCAGGATACTTCTCTTCTCCAGTCACTCTCCTTGAGGCAGAGTTCAACTCCGCTGTCAAAGCTGGATCGAAGACAGCAGGGAGGATGACGCCTGGCTGCTTCAGGTCCACCAGCCGTTGAAAGTTCCACCGCGCCACTCCGGTCATGCCCTGGGCCTGGAACAGTTCGGTGGAGACATGAGTCCCCGTGACCCACTGGGCCTGGTGGAAGTGGTACCCCTCCTGCTGCGACGTACCTCTGACAGGGATCCATATCGGAACTTTGGCGCCTTCTCCAGCTACGTGGTTTAGCTGGAGAGTTCCTCCGTACCTGTACATAATGCCCTCTGTGAGTTCAGGGTCGCTGAGGCAACCACGGAGAATGTGGACTCTCTGGATGCGCCATCTCTTAAGCATGGACCGCTTAAAGAGTCGGACGCCGTTGGGGTCCGTGGCGAGGTGAAAgtgtttcatcactttctcGACTCTGTCCAGCAGCTCTGCGGGGTGTGGGATTCTGGTTCTGCAGTGCTCTCTAGTGTGTTGCTTCGTGGGATTGGCCGGACGGATCCGGCAGAACTCGTAGGCGTCCCGGAGTCGCTTCAAGTCCTCTGATTCACCACAGAgaaggcagcagagaggagctggcAGAACGTGCTATACAGGCTGTGGTGTTCGGAGACGCACTTGCATGCAAAACGCCTCATACAATGGAACAGGTCCAGTTTTACAACAATGCTGCCATTGAAATGAGAGCGTGAGGCACAGGTGTTTGCCAGCGGTCCAGCGGTGGCTTCAGCAATAATGGAAGGGGTCGTCTTCCACGCTTCCCAGTGCAAATGCTCATCAGGAAGGCAGTCTGGGATTTTGAACGGAGCACAGCAGTCCCTGCAAGGCACAAAGATAACAAAGATACATAAGCATTACTGTCAGGACTGTCTTGcacttttatttgtgtagtCCCTCTGTACCCTTATGTCTCTTCCTGTTTCCCAttgtttacttcctgtcttttgtACTTCCTTATTCCTGCCATGTGTGCCTCTGTTTACCCTTGTCATGTGTTCCTGTgtctccacccctcacctgttCCCAATTAGTAGTCTTGTCAATTCCCTTGTTTAGTTCACCTGTGTCTTGTTATCTAGTTTGCCCTTGTGCATGTAAACCCTTGTCTTCCCCTCAGTCTCTGTTGGTCATTGTTTCGTGTGTTTCATGTTATATGTTACTATCGCGGTTGGTTTCATAGTCCTGTCCTTTTTTGTAAGTCTTAAGTTTGATTAAATGTGCATTTTGGGTACTGCACAGAAGAAAACCCTGGCTATTCTTTTTTCAACAAAGTTATTTTGTTAATTAGACATGGCATTGGCAATTTGAgtgacagtgaaaaaagaatatTGCTGTTCTCACCTGTCCATCCAGTGGTAGCCTGCCTTTTCCACTCCCGCGTCACTGTACCTCTTGGCCATTCCTCGGTACATCGGCTCCAAGGACCTCTCAGTCTCAGCCTGAACCATCACCCAGAAAACAATCAGCCAGTTCTCGTTCATTACTGCATAACTGGACATGACTCCAGATGCCAACGTCACTTTGCGCGCAACCTTCCTGGTGTGATCAGACCTAAAGGTCTGCCCGAAGGTGCCCTGGAGGAGTTTGGAAATGGCCGGCTCCTGACGTCTGTACTCGTTCAGAAGGCAGTCAGTCAGGTAAAAACCAGACACAGAGACTCCACACCAGCCATCAGGATCGTCGTATGATCCGAAAGCACGAGGCTGGTTTTCCCTCCTCAGGAACTGCCCGATGGTCCTCTGTCCGTGCACGCCAGCCTCAGCATCCCAGACACCCTCTATGGCTTGTAGGTAGGCCAGGTGAGCTCGCTCATACCTGAGATGCAGGAGCTCGTTCACTTGGTTTGCCATGTCGTTCTGCGACTTCCCAGTGCGCCTCAGCTCGTGCATCACTGACTTGCAGATGGCCTTCTTGTAAGTCACAAGCGCGGGCAGAAGGTTCAAGAAGCGCTTGGGCAACATCTCAAGCCATGGCGGACTGTCAGCATACCAGTACTTGCCACAAGCCTTGCAGGAGAGTCGCGAAGACAACATGTAGTATTGACCACTGGTGCCAACAATCACACGAGGCCTGCCCACACCAGCTGAGACCACCTGCGGATGAGGACAGCCGTGATGACATGGCAGGACGTAACAGTTTCTCATCCTGGCCATGATGTCAGCCTCAGGCTTCCAAATGAAGAAAGGATGGAGCCGAAAGAAGTTGGAGGATGGGAGCTCAGCCGTCGTCTCAATTAGCTCAGGTTGTGGGGGTAGACGCCACAGGGAAATTGTGTTGCCGGGGTTACGCACTGGCCGAGACCCAGGCCACAGCCCGAGATCCTTTAGCTCTGTCTTCATCCACATCTTCTGCTGGTGTGAACAGTTCCAGTGGAGGACATCTTGGTCCTGCCTCAGCAGAGGCACACGAACAGGTCGAGGGACAGGAACAGGCGCCTGAGCTGAGGGAACTAAGATTTTTAGAaggaaaacagataaaacaaaaaggttATTACTACCCTGTTATTCATTATTGATTTAATAGTTAGATATTAGATAGATAATAAAGCAGTGTTAAGACAACATCTTAGTGTCAGGAGTTCGTAAAATAGAGTTTGTCTGCATGCTCTTACCATCTTCAGCACTGTCCTCGAAAGTAAGCACTTTGCGTGCAGCGGTGTGAGCAGCGCTTGTGCTGGGACCTAAAAAAGAGTGAAGTCTTTCTGTTATGCATTTGTACAGGCTATaagcatgaaaaagaaaatgacactgAGTTAAATCAGCCATGCATTAAGCAGAAAGCATACCTTGAGTTGACTCTGTCTCCTGCACCAGGAATGCCAGCTGTGGTGGAAGGGCAACGGGTGTCCTCTTCTTCACACTCTGAGAGGCTGGAGCTGTGGGAAAGTATACAGTCAAAATGAAACAATTAATATTTTCTAAATGAACACAACATTTGATAACACAAACAGGATAAGAGTGTTTTTACCATCAACTGGTGATGCCCGCGGTTGACCAGTTGTATCAGGGGGGGGTTTGGACAGCGTCTCCGATGGGACTACAACAGAGAACATAATTTGTCATTTGAGAATTCACA contains:
- the LOC138412395 gene encoding uncharacterized protein, giving the protein MKHFHLATDPNGVRLFKRSMLKRWRIQRVHILRGCLSDPELTEGIMYRYGGTLQLNHVAGEGAKVPIWIPVRGTSQQEGYHFHQAQWVTGTHVSTELFQAQGMTGVARWNFQRLVDLKQPGVILPAVFDPALTAELNSASRRVTGEEKYPALHLSDRDTGEKFGLEYHEPGCRPVPLDWAKHRAQKTAEPAALVPPSPGPAQAPEVTPATSWTPRSGTRPPGPAPSSSWTQHPDAPSPGPAPFVGHRLKREMPTTDESQEPPAAMELSYALPQRSSPRSARTGPVKTGGRVYVFDHTRWTAPMRATIDGLLQRYHGEKDMLNLVDQDYASMVHQAATDPNSLLHPTTKLHISRYVKHLAKLLNISSSLNTGQESLEETQHLWHSLTKGSETTTVPVVTMEPATVNPPAPPTHLSQESIDKIVEDVLKKQQYQQQQQQQQQQQQQKRRQTKTCLACGQPKSEFETDGSTVHHFYQQGSLRYFFCSRKVHQTYAAEGLSDPKMSFEEFARTEFFQRELEATRKRVDDKREKKRKRQDPQP
- the LOC138412396 gene encoding uncharacterized protein isoform X1; translation: MWMKTELKDLGLWPGSRPVRNPGNTISLWRLPPQPELIETTAELPSSNFFRLHPFFIWKPEADIMARMRNCYVLPCHHGCPHPQVVSAGVGRPRVIVGTSGQYYMLSSRLSCKACGKYWYADSPPWLEMLPKRFLNLLPALVTYKKAICKSVMHELRRTGKSQNDMANQVNELLHLRYERAHLAYLQAIEGVWDAEAGVHGQRTIGQFLRRENQPRAFGSYDDPDGWCGVSVSGFYLTDCLLNEYRRQEPAISKLLQGTFGQTFRSDHTRKVARKVTLASGVMSSYAVMNENWLIVFWVMVQAETERSLEPMYRGMAKRYSDAGVEKAGYHWMDRDCCAPFKIPDCLPDEHLHWEAWKTTPSIIAEATAGPLANTCASRSHFNGSIVVKLDLFHCMRRFACKCVSEHHSLYSTFCQLLSAAFSVVNQRT